One Kiritimatiellia bacterium genomic region harbors:
- a CDS encoding ATP-binding protein — MNEPMKRSSDAQYLATIFQQSPDGIVLQDPGGTIIETNASFCKLCNQPPEKIIGKKFADMLCPASRTQWDHDLAKLLKNEWSEIDEICIFTDGHKIPVEVGLIAKTAYGGRDAVILHVRNVSVYHTVENALLASQNQWELCFNSISDKMLILNRQGCILRANQAALQKITPLAAEPVGAVFFDIFRTKNPAGQIQELRAKMYAAPCALAEIEFEKLPGKYSFFSYPIISGNDKNSGCIVIIKDITEQCRQAELLKKAEARRQRTNRIETLGRMVGGIAHDFNNILTTLLGYVSLVLQSETLGQNERISLTEIMRTVERGTALTRQLFDFSSEKKPDLKIINLNAVIQNMQKMLIQLLGPNITIAARLDQQLWNTNADVSRLERIIANFAANARDAMPAGGEFVIETGNTILDANFCRTHPELKPGNYVLLQVSDTGTGMPPAVLERIFEPFFTTKKNAKGLGLGLSSVFGIVRQFGGEIICYSEVGRGTTFKVYLPQSTEKAYEEPQNAADSNLPGGPETVFIVDDEIHITSMLSQILSKIGYKVLTATTSSKAIALCRKHKGNIDIILSDIIMPDMNGVELLATLRETRPELKAIFMSGYTSSMAVESTGMDKNTVFLQKPFTFEELARKIRSSLDADKA, encoded by the coding sequence ATGAACGAACCCATGAAACGTTCTTCCGATGCGCAATACCTGGCAACAATATTCCAGCAATCCCCGGACGGGATCGTCCTGCAGGACCCCGGAGGAACAATAATAGAGACCAACGCGAGTTTCTGCAAGCTCTGCAACCAGCCCCCGGAAAAAATCATCGGAAAAAAGTTCGCAGACATGCTCTGCCCGGCGAGCAGAACGCAGTGGGACCACGACCTGGCAAAACTGTTGAAGAACGAATGGTCCGAGATTGACGAAATATGCATTTTTACGGACGGACACAAAATACCGGTTGAAGTCGGGCTCATCGCAAAAACGGCTTACGGCGGAAGAGACGCGGTCATCCTGCATGTCCGCAATGTTTCCGTTTATCACACGGTTGAAAACGCGCTGCTGGCCTCGCAGAATCAATGGGAACTGTGCTTCAACTCCATCAGCGACAAAATGCTGATCCTGAACCGGCAGGGCTGCATCCTGCGCGCCAACCAAGCCGCGCTTCAGAAAATCACGCCCCTGGCCGCCGAACCGGTCGGCGCGGTTTTTTTTGATATTTTCCGCACAAAAAATCCCGCCGGCCAGATTCAGGAATTACGCGCCAAAATGTACGCCGCCCCCTGCGCGCTGGCGGAAATTGAATTTGAAAAATTACCCGGCAAATACAGCTTTTTTTCCTATCCCATCATAAGCGGCAACGACAAAAACTCGGGTTGCATTGTCATCATAAAGGACATTACGGAACAATGCCGGCAAGCGGAACTCCTTAAAAAAGCGGAGGCGCGCCGCCAGCGGACGAACCGGATTGAAACGCTGGGGCGCATGGTCGGCGGCATCGCGCATGATTTCAACAATATCCTGACCACCCTGCTCGGCTATGTTTCACTGGTACTGCAGTCGGAAACCCTCGGCCAGAACGAACGCATTTCTCTCACTGAAATCATGCGGACCGTTGAGCGCGGAACGGCGCTGACCCGCCAGCTCTTTGATTTCAGCTCTGAAAAGAAACCGGATTTAAAGATTATCAACTTGAACGCCGTTATTCAAAACATGCAGAAAATGCTCATACAGCTCCTCGGCCCGAACATCACCATCGCCGCGCGCCTGGACCAGCAACTGTGGAACACCAACGCCGATGTCTCCCGCCTTGAGCGAATCATCGCCAACTTCGCCGCCAACGCGCGGGATGCCATGCCCGCGGGGGGCGAATTCGTGATTGAAACCGGCAATACGATCCTGGACGCCAACTTCTGCCGGACGCACCCGGAGCTCAAACCGGGCAACTACGTGCTCCTGCAAGTCAGCGATACCGGCACGGGCATGCCGCCGGCGGTGCTGGAAAGGATTTTTGAGCCTTTCTTCACCACGAAAAAGAACGCCAAAGGCCTGGGGCTCGGACTTTCCTCCGTTTTCGGCATTGTCCGCCAGTTCGGCGGCGAAATCATCTGCTATTCGGAAGTCGGCCGCGGAACAACCTTCAAGGTATACCTGCCGCAATCAACCGAGAAAGCATACGAAGAACCGCAGAACGCGGCGGACAGCAACCTGCCGGGCGGTCCCGAGACCGTTTTCATCGTGGACGACGAAATCCATATCACGAGCATGCTCAGCCAGATTTTGTCAAAAATCGGGTATAAAGTGCTGACGGCCACGACTTCTTCAAAGGCGATTGCCCTCTGCCGGAAACATAAAGGCAATATTGACATCATTTTGTCCGATATTATAATGCCCGACATGAACGGCGTGGAACTGCTTGCAACTCTGCGGGAGACCCGCCCGGAATTGAAGGCCATTTTTATGTCCGGCTATACCAGCAGCATGGCGGTTGAATCAACCGGCATGGATAAAAACACCGTTTTTCTGCAGAAACCTTTTACCTTTGAGGAACTGGCCAGGAAAATAAGGTCTTCCCTGGATGCGGACAAAGCATGA
- the guaB gene encoding IMP dehydrogenase yields the protein MSKTRAVNSFFKSLGRQSITFDDVSLLPRYADFLPKDADITSRLTRRIKVNIPFVSAAMDTVTESKMAIAMAMLGGIGIIHKNLDISRQCREVEIVKHYLNGLILHPITFRASDTLAYVKEIRIKNGYGFFGFPILDERDMLAGILTSADMKFAHDPNARVSDIMTKEVISAGPGTTLKKAYEIMKRNKIGKLPLVDKGKLVGLYSFSDVSTLIENAQPLFNRDDRHRLRVGAAVGPADYQRAEALAEKDADVLVIDTAHGHSRNVIKMCAWIRKKMPGLDIIAGNIATGEAAKALLKAGADAVKVGIGPGSICTTRVIAGVGIPQISAIYQCAQALKSAIPIVADGGIRYTGDVAKAIVAGADTVMMGSALAGTDESPGEKIIHQGRQYVIYRGMGSLAAMKTGAGSRERYGQMDAREEELIPQGIEGIVPYAGNVAKVLVQYAGGLRASMGYCGTRTTAALQSNGSFTLISPAGGREGHPHDVKIIKEAPNYSLNA from the coding sequence ATGTCAAAAACGAGAGCCGTTAACTCTTTCTTTAAGTCGCTCGGCAGGCAAAGCATCACGTTTGACGATGTTTCCCTGCTCCCGCGCTACGCCGATTTTCTTCCGAAAGACGCCGACATCACCAGCCGCCTGACGCGCAGGATAAAGGTTAATATTCCGTTCGTCAGCGCGGCGATGGACACGGTGACTGAAAGCAAAATGGCAATCGCCATGGCCATGCTGGGCGGCATCGGCATCATTCACAAGAACCTTGACATCAGCCGGCAATGCCGGGAGGTGGAAATCGTAAAACATTACTTGAACGGGCTGATCCTGCACCCGATCACTTTCCGCGCCTCCGATACCCTGGCGTACGTAAAAGAAATCCGGATTAAAAACGGATATGGTTTCTTCGGATTTCCCATACTGGACGAGCGGGACATGCTGGCCGGCATCCTGACCAGCGCCGACATGAAATTCGCCCACGATCCAAACGCGCGGGTCAGCGACATCATGACCAAAGAAGTCATCAGCGCCGGCCCCGGCACGACCCTCAAAAAAGCCTATGAAATCATGAAACGCAACAAAATCGGCAAGCTTCCCCTGGTTGACAAGGGAAAACTGGTCGGGCTTTACAGCTTTTCCGACGTCAGCACGCTGATTGAAAATGCCCAACCCCTCTTTAACCGCGACGACCGCCACCGCCTGCGGGTCGGCGCGGCCGTCGGCCCCGCCGATTACCAGCGGGCCGAGGCGCTCGCGGAAAAGGACGCGGATGTGCTCGTCATTGACACGGCCCACGGCCATAGCCGCAACGTAATCAAAATGTGCGCATGGATCAGAAAAAAAATGCCCGGCCTTGACATCATCGCCGGCAATATCGCCACCGGCGAGGCGGCAAAAGCGCTGTTGAAAGCCGGCGCCGACGCCGTAAAAGTCGGCATCGGGCCCGGATCAATCTGCACCACGCGCGTGATCGCCGGCGTAGGCATCCCGCAGATTTCAGCCATTTATCAATGCGCCCAGGCGCTGAAATCGGCCATCCCCATCGTCGCCGACGGCGGTATCCGCTATACCGGCGACGTCGCCAAGGCCATCGTGGCCGGAGCGGACACGGTCATGATGGGATCGGCCCTGGCCGGAACCGACGAAAGCCCCGGGGAAAAAATAATCCACCAGGGACGCCAATATGTGATTTACCGCGGCATGGGAAGCCTGGCGGCCATGAAAACCGGCGCCGGCAGCCGCGAGCGCTACGGACAAATGGACGCGCGGGAAGAAGAGCTTATTCCCCAGGGGATTGAAGGCATTGTGCCCTATGCCGGCAACGTGGCCAAAGTGCTCGTGCAATACGCAGGCGGCTTGCGGGCCTCCATGGGGTATTGCGGGACGCGCACAACCGCCGCTCTCCAGTCAAACGGCTCCTTCACGCTGATCTCGCCGGCCGGCGGACGCGAGGGGCATCCGCACGACGTCAAAATCATCAAGGAAGCCCCGAATTACAGCCTGAATGCATGA
- a CDS encoding MlaD family protein: MEVIVGTFMFAVLLGLCVFTIVLSRENFLQKTYLFEVVFDDVMGLRDGDNVVVRGMDVGKIKRLVLKEDGVHVIAALLQPVALKSDYQIEVIATSVLGGRYLQISEGSADAAPLAEGAVVCGRKPHDLIALVSDVAADLKDITAKIARGEGSLGKFIYDDALYDDTRAIVGEIKTAIRERNLLANLEDGVANLNQITEKINSGEGTLGLLVNDDAIYVEAKKLITDTRMTVDDLRETSPIVTFSSIYFGAF, translated from the coding sequence ATGGAAGTGATAGTCGGCACGTTCATGTTTGCCGTGCTGCTGGGCTTGTGCGTGTTCACCATCGTGCTCAGCCGGGAGAATTTTCTGCAGAAAACTTACCTCTTTGAGGTCGTTTTTGACGATGTCATGGGATTGCGGGACGGCGACAACGTGGTGGTGCGCGGCATGGACGTCGGCAAGATCAAGCGGCTTGTTCTGAAGGAGGACGGCGTTCACGTCATCGCCGCGCTTTTGCAGCCCGTTGCTTTGAAGTCGGATTATCAAATTGAGGTGATCGCCACTTCCGTCCTCGGCGGCCGTTATCTGCAGATTTCTGAAGGCAGCGCCGATGCCGCCCCTCTGGCAGAGGGGGCCGTGGTTTGCGGCCGGAAGCCGCACGACCTGATCGCGCTGGTGTCGGATGTTGCCGCCGACCTGAAGGATATTACCGCCAAAATCGCGCGGGGGGAAGGGTCCCTCGGAAAATTCATATATGACGACGCTTTATATGATGACACCCGCGCCATTGTCGGGGAAATAAAGACGGCCATAAGGGAACGTAATCTGCTGGCGAATCTTGAGGACGGCGTCGCCAACCTGAACCAGATAACGGAGAAAATCAACAGCGGCGAGGGTACGCTCGGACTGCTGGTTAACGATGACGCCATTTATGTGGAAGCCAAAAAATTGATCACGGACACGCGCATGACGGTGGATGACCTGCGGGAAACCTCGCCGATCGTAACCTTCTCCAGCATTTATTTCGGGGCGTTCTGA
- a CDS encoding ATP-binding cassette domain-containing protein: protein MIRFESVTKYFGDKKVLERVNFTVAAGETFVIVGFSGAGKSVALKHMIRLLTPDYGKVFVGGQIISRAAGRELQKLRERFGVLFQGAALLEWMSVGDNIALPLREKTNMGETEIRRRVNERLEQVNLEHAYNLFPSELSGGMRKRVGLARSLVMNPDIILYDEPTSGLDPVTSRSIDQLIDRMRVELKVTNVVVTHDLFSALAIGSRIAMLYNGRILEISSPAEFIRSRNEIVRSFLESQYITKRGKWEAHINEKQEN from the coding sequence ATGATCAGGTTTGAAAGCGTAACCAAGTATTTTGGCGATAAAAAAGTGCTGGAACGCGTGAATTTCACGGTTGCGGCCGGGGAAACTTTTGTGATCGTCGGTTTTTCCGGGGCCGGGAAAAGCGTCGCCTTGAAACATATGATCCGTTTGCTGACGCCCGATTACGGCAAGGTTTTTGTGGGCGGGCAAATAATCAGCCGGGCGGCGGGGCGCGAACTGCAGAAATTAAGGGAGCGGTTCGGCGTGCTTTTCCAGGGCGCCGCGCTGCTGGAATGGATGAGCGTGGGCGATAACATCGCCCTGCCGCTGCGCGAAAAGACGAATATGGGCGAGACGGAAATAAGACGGCGGGTCAACGAGCGCCTGGAACAGGTGAATCTTGAACACGCGTATAATTTGTTCCCCTCGGAATTATCGGGAGGAATGCGCAAGAGGGTGGGGCTCGCCCGGTCGCTGGTGATGAATCCGGACATTATTCTTTATGACGAACCCACTTCCGGCCTGGACCCCGTAACTTCCCGCTCCATTGACCAGCTCATTGACCGGATGCGGGTTGAATTAAAAGTTACCAACGTGGTTGTTACCCACGACCTCTTCAGCGCCCTGGCGATCGGCTCGCGGATCGCCATGCTTTATAACGGCCGTATCCTTGAAATTTCATCGCCCGCGGAATTTATCCGCTCGCGAAATGAGATTGTCAGAAGCTTTCTTGAATCGCAATATATCACCAAACGCGGAAAATGGGAGGCGCATATCAATGAAAAGCAGGAAAATTAG
- a CDS encoding ABC transporter permease, which produces MITREPEFFAPALNARGRLGRVILVSCRNAGRSLLILWEALLDLRFAFSRRSRPFVLQQLYITGIKSLGVITVVGMFTGMILALQTGLELRKFGQEVNIGAAVMITMLREMGPFMTAMILAASVGASFAAELGTMVVSEEIAALEVMSISPVRFLVMPRLAAMMVMTPLLTFYACMIGVMGGAIVGSTQLGVAFNAYMDNAVRWAENKDLYIGLLKAFVFGIMITIISCHQGFSTTEGAVGVGRATRRSVIISFLSLLIVGYIITRLFYE; this is translated from the coding sequence ATGATTACCCGCGAACCTGAATTTTTTGCGCCGGCCCTGAACGCGCGCGGCCGTCTCGGCCGCGTTATTCTCGTCAGTTGCCGCAACGCCGGCCGGTCTCTGCTCATTCTTTGGGAGGCCCTCTTGGATTTGCGGTTTGCGTTCAGCCGGCGTTCGCGGCCCTTTGTGCTGCAACAGCTGTATATCACCGGCATCAAGAGCCTGGGCGTGATCACCGTGGTCGGCATGTTCACCGGCATGATCCTGGCTCTGCAGACCGGGCTGGAACTGCGCAAGTTCGGCCAGGAAGTCAATATCGGCGCGGCCGTCATGATCACTATGCTCCGCGAAATGGGGCCTTTCATGACCGCCATGATTCTGGCGGCCAGCGTCGGGGCGTCTTTTGCCGCCGAGTTGGGGACCATGGTCGTTTCGGAAGAAATCGCCGCGCTGGAGGTCATGTCCATCTCGCCGGTCCGCTTCCTGGTCATGCCGCGCCTGGCGGCGATGATGGTCATGACCCCGCTCCTGACCTTTTATGCGTGCATGATCGGCGTGATGGGCGGCGCCATCGTGGGCAGCACGCAACTGGGGGTGGCCTTCAACGCCTACATGGATAACGCCGTGCGCTGGGCCGAAAACAAGGATTTATACATCGGCCTTTTAAAGGCTTTTGTTTTCGGCATTATGATCACCATTATTTCGTGCCATCAGGGGTTTTCCACCACCGAGGGCGCGGTCGGCGTCGGCCGCGCCACGCGGCGCAGTGTGATTATTTCTTTTCTCTCGCTGCTGATTGTCGGCTACATTATCACGAGGTTGTTTTACGAATGA